The genomic segment TGCGCGTAGAGAAAATGAAACAGGCTGGGATCATTACCGGCGCACGTATTGATATCAGCCCGAAACAGCTTGGCTATGACGTGTGCTGTTTTATCGGGATAATCCTGAAAAGCGCTAAGGATTACCCGGCCGCGCTGGAGAAACTGGAAAGCCTGGATGAAGTGACGGAAGCCTATTACACCACCGGGCATTACAGCATCTTTATTAAGGTGATGTGCCGATCGATAGATGCGCTGCAACAGGTACTTATCAACAAGATCCAAACAATTGATGAAATTCAATCCACCGAGACGTTGATCTCCCTGCAAAACCCGATCATGCGTACTATCCGGCCGTAACGGGATTTTTTAATACCCGTATTATCCACAGGTAGATCCCAGCCCCTGCACAGCGTACAATACGCGTCGTTTACTCAAGGCGGACATCCATGACAGACATTACCCTGATCAGTGGCAGCACTCTTGGCGGCGCGGAATACGTGGCGGAACACCTGGCTGAAAAGCTGGAAGACGCCGGTTTTAGCACCGAAACGCTGCATGGCCCGCTTCTTGAGGATCTTAAGCCGGCTGGTATATGG from the Cronobacter condimenti 1330 genome contains:
- the asnC gene encoding transcriptional regulator AsnC yields the protein MENYQIDNLDRGILEALMANARTAYAELAKQFGVSPGTIHVRVEKMKQAGIITGARIDISPKQLGYDVCCFIGIILKSAKDYPAALEKLESLDEVTEAYYTTGHYSIFIKVMCRSIDALQQVLINKIQTIDEIQSTETLISLQNPIMRTIRP